One genomic window of Candidatus Nitrospira inopinata includes the following:
- a CDS encoding acyl-CoA desaturase: MLTPPSDEKPKTTGRDRWYSFLRWFDSWAGLEHMKVEGPPKFDWIRSIPFIAVHLMCLGVFWVGWSWTAVGVAVAFYFVRMFAITGWYHRYFSHRTFKTSRATQFAFAVLGGMCVQRGPLWWAGHHRHHHIASDTPDDVHSPRQRGFFWSHMGWFTSQTHFAPRFKAIADFYKFPELRFLDRFDIVIPVLTGFAMFGLGRVLELSAPHLGTNGPQMLIWGFFISTVALAHGTFTINSLSHVYGSQRYETGDDSRNNFILALITMGEGWHNNHHYYPASTRQGFYWWEIDLTYYGLKLLERLGLVWDIREVPEYVREGKTKQESAKQEPDRSILKRPIDMTIPVQAPAENIPA; the protein is encoded by the coding sequence ATGCTGACGCCCCCCTCTGATGAAAAGCCGAAAACGACGGGCCGGGATCGCTGGTACTCGTTTCTTCGCTGGTTCGACTCGTGGGCCGGCCTGGAACACATGAAGGTGGAGGGCCCTCCCAAGTTCGACTGGATCCGCAGCATTCCGTTTATCGCGGTCCATCTCATGTGTCTGGGAGTCTTTTGGGTAGGCTGGAGCTGGACGGCCGTCGGCGTGGCGGTGGCCTTTTATTTCGTTCGCATGTTCGCGATTACCGGATGGTATCACCGGTACTTTTCGCATCGCACGTTCAAGACGTCCCGCGCCACTCAGTTCGCCTTCGCGGTTCTGGGCGGCATGTGCGTGCAGCGCGGACCCCTTTGGTGGGCGGGTCATCACCGTCACCACCATATCGCCTCCGACACGCCGGACGATGTGCATTCGCCGCGCCAGAGAGGATTTTTCTGGTCTCACATGGGCTGGTTTACTTCTCAAACGCATTTCGCTCCCCGATTCAAAGCAATCGCCGATTTTTATAAGTTTCCGGAGCTGCGGTTTCTGGATCGATTCGACATCGTAATTCCGGTCCTGACCGGATTCGCCATGTTCGGGTTGGGTCGCGTGCTGGAACTTTCCGCTCCGCATCTCGGCACCAACGGCCCCCAAATGCTCATCTGGGGGTTTTTCATCTCGACCGTCGCCCTTGCCCACGGCACCTTCACCATCAACTCCCTGTCGCACGTTTACGGATCGCAGCGCTACGAAACGGGAGACGACAGCCGGAACAATTTCATCCTCGCCCTCATTACCATGGGAGAAGGTTGGCACAATAATCACCATTATTACCCCGCTTCCACCAGGCAGGGATTCTATTGGTGGGAAATCGACCTCACCTATTACGGACTGAAGCTGCTGGAACGACTGGGCCTGGTATGGGACATTCGAGAGGTGCCCGAATACGTGCGGGAGGGGAAAACGAAGCAGGAATCGGCCAAACAGGAACCGGATCGTAGCATTCTGAAACGTCCCATCGACATGACGATCCCCGTTCAAGCTCCGGCCGAGAACATCCCGGCCTAA
- the hemE gene encoding uroporphyrinogen decarboxylase gives MNDRFLRACRREPVDCTPVWFMRQAGRYMAEYRALRAKHSILEMCRTPELAAQVTLQPIDRFPLDAAIIFADILLPLEPMGMDLEFAQGEGPVIHNPIRDRASVDRLKVGDGDGLDYVAEAIRLTRRALDGKVPLIGFAGAPFTLASYAIEGGGSRNYLHTKQMMYGDPASWHKLMDKFARVITGYLRRQIRAGAQAVQLFDSWVGCLSPGDYEEYVLPHVQVIFEGLKREGVPMIHFGTGTTALLRLMREAGGDVIGLDWRVRLDDGWAAVGHDRAVQGNLDPLVLFAPLPEIERRVEDILRRAGGRPGHIFNLGHGILPTTPVDHVAATIDMVHKLSQR, from the coding sequence ATGAACGATCGTTTTTTGAGGGCCTGCCGCCGAGAGCCGGTCGACTGTACCCCGGTCTGGTTCATGCGCCAAGCCGGGCGCTATATGGCCGAGTACCGGGCGCTGCGCGCCAAGCACTCGATTCTTGAGATGTGCAGGACGCCGGAACTGGCCGCTCAAGTGACGCTCCAGCCGATCGATCGATTTCCCCTCGACGCCGCGATCATTTTCGCGGACATTCTGCTCCCCCTTGAACCGATGGGCATGGATCTGGAGTTCGCCCAAGGCGAAGGACCGGTGATTCATAATCCGATCCGCGACCGCGCGTCGGTGGATCGGCTGAAGGTCGGAGACGGAGACGGGCTGGACTACGTGGCTGAAGCCATCAGACTGACCCGACGTGCCCTCGATGGGAAAGTGCCGTTGATCGGCTTTGCCGGCGCGCCGTTCACCTTGGCCAGTTATGCGATCGAAGGCGGCGGCTCGCGCAACTATCTCCATACCAAGCAGATGATGTACGGCGATCCCGCGTCGTGGCACAAACTGATGGACAAGTTCGCCAGGGTCATTACAGGCTACCTTCGGCGTCAAATCAGAGCGGGCGCCCAAGCCGTTCAGCTCTTCGACAGTTGGGTGGGGTGTCTGTCTCCCGGGGATTATGAGGAATACGTGTTGCCGCACGTGCAGGTGATTTTCGAGGGGCTCAAACGGGAAGGGGTGCCGATGATCCATTTCGGGACCGGCACGACGGCGCTTCTTCGACTGATGCGCGAGGCGGGCGGCGACGTCATCGGTCTCGATTGGCGTGTCCGCCTGGATGACGGATGGGCGGCGGTGGGACACGACCGGGCCGTGCAAGGAAACTTGGATCCGCTTGTGTTGTTCGCTCCGCTCCCTGAAATTGAACGCCGGGTTGAAGACATCCTTCGGCGCGCCGGCGGACGGCCGGGCCACATCTTCAATCTCGGTCACGGCATTCTTCCGACGACGCCGGTCGATCATGTCGCCGCGACGATCGACATGGTGCATAAGCTCAGTCAACGGTAA
- the hemH gene encoding ferrochelatase: MPEQRRHVAVLLMAMGGPDCLENVEPFLLDVRGGRPTLPELVEEIRERYRATGGKSPALGMTRRVAERLERRLNESEEGRYRVSVGMRHWHPYIKDAYAELLKEDPEQVIGVCMAPQQSSLSTGAYKRKVEEARAALQSAVPVSYVGAWNTHPKLIAAIVDHIEQALLKFSADERDGVPVLFTAHSLPERIVAQNDPYPMEVKATVDAVTALLGRRPTTFAYQSQGRSDEPWLGPTVEEALDLLHHTGHKQVVVAPIGFICDHVETLYDIDIELKQRASGLGMRLERMPMLNDHPALIEVLADILMAHDATSSPQR, translated from the coding sequence ATGCCGGAACAGAGACGTCACGTCGCCGTGTTGCTGATGGCCATGGGGGGACCCGATTGCCTAGAAAACGTCGAGCCTTTTTTGCTGGACGTGCGGGGAGGGCGGCCGACCCTTCCCGAACTCGTCGAAGAAATTCGGGAGCGATATCGGGCCACCGGCGGAAAGTCTCCGGCTCTCGGCATGACGCGACGTGTTGCCGAACGGTTGGAGCGGCGTTTGAATGAATCGGAAGAGGGACGGTACCGGGTGTCCGTGGGAATGCGCCACTGGCATCCGTACATCAAAGACGCCTACGCCGAGCTGCTGAAAGAAGATCCCGAACAGGTGATCGGAGTCTGTATGGCGCCGCAGCAATCGTCGCTCAGCACCGGGGCGTACAAAAGAAAGGTCGAAGAGGCAAGGGCGGCCTTGCAAAGCGCCGTGCCGGTCAGTTACGTCGGCGCCTGGAATACGCACCCCAAGCTGATCGCGGCCATCGTCGATCACATCGAACAGGCGCTGCTCAAGTTTTCGGCCGACGAACGAGACGGTGTTCCGGTCCTCTTCACGGCGCACAGTCTGCCGGAGCGGATTGTCGCTCAGAACGATCCCTATCCCATGGAGGTCAAGGCGACGGTTGATGCCGTCACCGCCCTTTTGGGAAGGAGACCGACGACGTTCGCGTACCAGAGCCAAGGGCGATCCGACGAGCCGTGGCTGGGACCGACGGTGGAGGAAGCGCTCGACCTTCTGCATCACACGGGACACAAGCAGGTGGTGGTGGCGCCGATCGGCTTCATCTGCGACCACGTCGAAACGCTTTATGATATCGACATTGAACTCAAGCAACGGGCATCCGGCTTGGGAATGCGGCTGGAACGCATGCCGATGCTCAACGACCATCCGGCTTTGATCGAGGTCTTGGCCGACATCCTGATGGCGCACGACGCCACATCCTCTCCCCAACGGTGA
- the hemG gene encoding protoporphyrinogen oxidase codes for MKRFHTVIVGGGISGLAAAFALQETASARGLSCRCTVLESASYWGGKIVTHRIGDLVTEAGPDSFLSQKRVALDLCAKLGLADQVINTNEAVKKACVLRDGRLYELPDGLISFAPRQWKPLLRSGLLDWVGLARMGLETLIPRGPAEGDESLASFCRRRFGRQAFERVLEPLMAGIYAGDAEQMSLKATFPRFWELEQRHGSVIRGMVAAKRAAPQSEPGRPRHTMFVSLKNGLGDLVSALTTWLERRDVELRLGCKVEALRVRSHQPGRWMYDLILDDGSALSSESLILATPAYVSADLLRPLSPIAGGLLDMIPYASTGTVALAYPAEQLAGAIEGFGFVVPRTEGRDLIAATWTSLKWPHRAPADRVLIRCYVGGMGRDDVLNVDDHGLVAKIRAELSALCGIRAEPVYAEVNRWWKAMPQYTVGHLDRLNQLEASLSRYPGLALTGAAYRGVGIPDCIRDGAGAAEKIARDLSGESRRAR; via the coding sequence GTGAAACGATTCCACACAGTCATCGTCGGCGGCGGCATCTCGGGATTGGCCGCCGCGTTTGCTTTGCAGGAAACGGCTTCGGCGAGGGGCCTGTCCTGCCGCTGCACGGTGCTTGAATCCGCTTCCTATTGGGGAGGAAAGATCGTCACTCACCGGATCGGCGATCTCGTCACCGAAGCCGGTCCGGATTCTTTTCTGTCCCAAAAACGAGTTGCTCTCGACCTCTGCGCCAAATTGGGTCTTGCCGATCAGGTGATCAATACCAACGAGGCGGTCAAAAAGGCCTGCGTGCTGCGGGACGGGCGGCTCTATGAATTGCCGGACGGATTGATTTCCTTTGCCCCGCGACAGTGGAAGCCCTTGTTGCGGAGCGGATTGCTCGATTGGGTCGGGCTGGCGCGAATGGGGCTGGAGACGCTGATCCCGCGCGGACCGGCGGAGGGGGACGAATCATTGGCGTCGTTCTGCCGCCGCCGCTTCGGCCGTCAAGCGTTCGAACGGGTGCTGGAGCCGCTCATGGCGGGGATCTACGCGGGGGATGCCGAGCAAATGAGCCTCAAAGCGACGTTCCCCAGATTTTGGGAGCTGGAGCAGCGGCACGGCAGCGTCATACGAGGCATGGTGGCCGCGAAGCGGGCGGCGCCGCAATCCGAGCCCGGTCGTCCGCGGCATACGATGTTCGTGAGCCTCAAGAACGGGCTCGGCGACCTCGTGTCCGCTTTGACGACTTGGTTGGAGCGGCGAGACGTGGAACTTCGGTTGGGATGCAAGGTCGAGGCGTTACGGGTGCGCTCTCATCAGCCGGGCCGCTGGATGTACGATCTGATTCTTGATGACGGATCGGCGCTTTCTTCGGAGAGTCTGATTCTCGCGACGCCGGCCTATGTCTCCGCCGACCTCTTGCGACCGCTGTCCCCGATCGCCGGAGGACTGCTCGACATGATTCCCTATGCCTCGACCGGCACCGTCGCGTTGGCGTATCCGGCCGAGCAGTTGGCCGGTGCGATCGAGGGATTCGGGTTCGTAGTTCCCCGAACCGAGGGCCGCGATCTCATTGCCGCGACCTGGACGTCGCTCAAATGGCCGCATCGCGCTCCGGCGGATCGGGTGTTGATCCGCTGTTACGTCGGCGGAATGGGTCGCGACGACGTACTGAACGTCGACGATCACGGGCTTGTGGCCAAGATTCGAGCCGAGCTTTCAGCTCTCTGCGGGATCCGAGCGGAGCCGGTCTATGCCGAGGTGAATCGCTGGTGGAAGGCGATGCCGCAATACACGGTGGGGCATCTTGACCGGCTCAATCAGCTTGAAGCATCGTTGAGCCGCTATCCGGGACTTGCGCTCACGGGCGCGGCCTATCGCGGGGTCGGGATTCCGGATTGCATCCGCGATGGAGCGGGGGCGGCGGAAAAGATCGCCAGAGACTTGTCGGGTGAGAGTCGTCGAGCCAGATAG
- a CDS encoding class I SAM-dependent methyltransferase, whose amino-acid sequence MSQRDLLSQVTHWITDKAVAHRIRQLAEEIRATGGQPLDVVFPDGSRLNLGMAPRAVLSIHDPTVLVELANPTLGGLATAFVDGRIDVEGDIMTAIVAAERLVAAGGAPVTSRVEATPSDHPPHQDRADIQHHYDVGNDFYRLWLDERMVYSCAYFETGEETIDVAQLAKLDHICRKLRLSPGERFLDIGCGWGGLIIRAAERYGVHAVGITLSDNQFTMARDRIRQAGLEGRADVHLLDYRDAPARFGENSFDKIASVGMFEHVGLKNFSTYFLVARRLLRDRGLILNHSFTSSDVDGRPVGSGVDDFIDTYVFPNNELAHLHTIIREMGAQQFEIYDVESLRPHYARTLALWSQRLERQLDAARRVVGERTVRIWRAYLAGTSLGFHRGWMNVHQVLASLQETDGPTELPLTRRWMYG is encoded by the coding sequence ATGTCTCAGCGAGATCTGTTGTCGCAGGTGACCCATTGGATTACGGACAAAGCCGTCGCCCATCGGATTCGTCAATTGGCGGAGGAGATCCGCGCGACAGGCGGGCAGCCGTTAGACGTCGTTTTTCCCGACGGATCGCGTCTGAACCTCGGCATGGCGCCCCGAGCCGTCTTGTCGATTCATGATCCGACGGTGTTGGTCGAGCTGGCCAATCCGACGCTCGGAGGGCTCGCCACGGCCTTTGTCGATGGACGCATCGACGTCGAGGGCGACATCATGACCGCCATTGTCGCCGCCGAACGACTCGTGGCGGCCGGCGGCGCGCCGGTGACGTCGCGCGTCGAGGCGACGCCATCAGACCATCCGCCGCATCAAGACCGCGCCGACATTCAACATCACTACGACGTGGGGAACGATTTTTACCGTCTCTGGCTCGACGAACGGATGGTCTATTCCTGCGCCTATTTTGAAACCGGCGAGGAAACGATCGACGTCGCGCAACTGGCCAAACTGGATCATATTTGCCGCAAGCTGCGATTGAGTCCCGGCGAACGGTTCCTGGACATCGGCTGCGGCTGGGGGGGGCTGATCATCCGCGCCGCCGAACGGTACGGAGTTCACGCCGTCGGCATCACCCTGTCCGACAATCAGTTCACGATGGCTCGGGATCGCATTCGGCAAGCCGGACTCGAAGGCCGAGCCGACGTGCACCTCTTGGACTACCGGGACGCACCCGCGCGGTTCGGAGAGAATTCGTTCGACAAAATTGCAAGCGTCGGCATGTTCGAGCACGTCGGCCTCAAGAATTTTTCGACCTATTTCCTCGTCGCCCGCCGCCTCTTGCGCGATCGCGGGCTGATCCTCAACCACAGTTTTACGTCGTCCGACGTCGACGGTCGTCCCGTCGGCTCCGGCGTCGACGATTTCATCGACACCTACGTCTTCCCCAACAATGAATTGGCCCACCTGCATACGATCATTCGGGAGATGGGCGCGCAACAGTTTGAAATTTATGACGTCGAGAGCCTGCGACCGCACTATGCCCGCACACTCGCGCTCTGGTCGCAACGGTTGGAACGACAATTGGACGCCGCCCGTCGAGTCGTGGGGGAACGGACGGTGCGAATCTGGCGGGCTTACCTGGCCGGTACGTCGTTGGGGTTTCACCGCGGATGGATGAATGTCCACCAAGTCCTCGCCAGCCTGCAAGAGACCGACGGCCCGACCGAACTGCCGCTGACGAGGAGATGGATGTACGGCTGA
- a CDS encoding cytochrome b5 reductase family protein, which translates to MDRIARIKTASPVPYKLIQIEPDTHDTKTFRFELPADATLDMLPGDFLYVHATLNGKTVKRAYTPSSLPGVTGYFDLTVKRYETGLVSRYLHEQRIGDTVLMSGPNAGGHWVDGMAKQIGFVAGGTGITPMISIIRWILANRIDAELFLIFANKTEADIIFRQEWERAVREHPNFHCHHLLENPPTEWTQGTGRVTPDVLRRHLPPPGPDTCIFLCGPPPMVDAVEAMLLELGYSQQAIILP; encoded by the coding sequence ATGGACCGTATCGCTCGCATCAAGACCGCGTCACCCGTTCCCTACAAACTGATCCAGATTGAGCCGGATACACACGACACCAAGACGTTTCGGTTTGAACTCCCTGCCGACGCGACATTGGACATGTTGCCGGGAGATTTTCTCTATGTCCACGCCACTCTCAACGGCAAGACGGTGAAACGGGCCTATACGCCGTCGTCTCTGCCGGGAGTCACGGGCTATTTTGATCTGACCGTCAAACGGTACGAAACAGGGCTTGTTTCCCGATACCTGCATGAGCAACGCATCGGCGACACGGTCTTAATGAGCGGACCGAATGCCGGCGGCCACTGGGTGGACGGCATGGCCAAACAGATCGGCTTCGTGGCGGGCGGCACCGGCATCACGCCGATGATTTCCATCATCCGCTGGATTCTCGCCAACCGAATCGACGCCGAGCTGTTTTTGATCTTCGCCAACAAGACGGAGGCGGACATTATCTTCCGCCAGGAGTGGGAGCGGGCCGTTCGAGAACATCCAAATTTCCACTGTCACCACCTCTTGGAAAATCCTCCGACTGAATGGACACAGGGAACCGGCCGTGTCACGCCCGACGTGCTGCGCCGACATCTGCCCCCTCCGGGACCTGATACATGTATTTTCTTATGCGGCCCGCCTCCCATGGTCGATGCGGTGGAGGCCATGCTCTTGGAACTCGGCTACTCTCAACAAGCGATCATTCTTCCTTAG
- a CDS encoding tetratricopeptide repeat protein — protein sequence MAKQGYPGLVLVPPSDRQLVKRRLTRWAFLALTMVGGISALNVWLPSPDQSADCLRNLDLSFSADSHERCNRPEQPTDQHVAAATDPPRHTDLALNGPSKKIDRLESHKVVTPQPAANRPIAQQEAKQKLPAGLPGSEPKAAVRPTAKQEEKPILGRQADTTSPQTTPVPTTVSTTVPHSVPTVHATRDHHLAEQGDAFAQYRLGRFYAQRNGQHAPESVNWYGKASTGLRRLAEAGNGEAMYVLGVMYAFGRGVKRDTDEARRWLIQAVEHRIAAARPVLAGLEKHRLAENVRTDHDG from the coding sequence ATGGCCAAACAGGGCTATCCCGGACTCGTCCTCGTCCCTCCCAGCGATCGACAACTCGTCAAACGTCGGTTGACACGATGGGCATTCCTTGCCCTGACCATGGTGGGCGGCATATCCGCGCTGAACGTGTGGCTCCCTTCGCCGGATCAATCCGCCGACTGTCTCCGGAATCTTGACTTGAGTTTTTCCGCCGATTCGCACGAGAGATGCAACCGACCGGAGCAGCCGACCGATCAACACGTCGCAGCGGCAACCGATCCTCCTCGTCATACCGACCTCGCGTTGAACGGACCGTCAAAGAAAATAGACCGGCTCGAATCTCACAAGGTCGTCACGCCGCAACCCGCGGCCAACCGACCTATCGCTCAACAGGAAGCCAAGCAGAAACTCCCTGCCGGCCTTCCTGGTTCCGAACCCAAAGCCGCGGTTCGCCCCACGGCCAAGCAAGAGGAGAAGCCGATTCTCGGTCGCCAGGCCGATACGACTTCACCCCAGACGACTCCCGTTCCAACCACGGTTTCGACCACTGTCCCCCACTCCGTTCCGACCGTGCACGCGACCCGCGACCATCATTTGGCCGAACAGGGCGATGCCTTTGCCCAATACCGCCTCGGGCGGTTTTACGCCCAGCGGAACGGGCAACACGCGCCGGAATCGGTCAATTGGTACGGCAAAGCCTCCACCGGACTGCGCCGTTTGGCGGAAGCCGGCAATGGAGAAGCCATGTACGTGCTGGGAGTCATGTACGCATTTGGGCGAGGCGTCAAGCGCGATACCGACGAGGCACGGCGCTGGCTTATTCAGGCGGTCGAACACCGGATTGCGGCGGCTCGTCCGGTGCTGGCCGGCCTGGAAAAACATCGGTTGGCGGAGAACGTCAGAACGGACCACGACGGGTGA